Sequence from the Leptospira johnsonii genome:
GCCTGGAGAGGAATTCAGGTAGAAGTTTGGGATGACCTGGGCGCGTTACGCGCATCTTCAGTTCCGATGGCGGTTTCTCATCCTCATATTACCAAAGTAAAAACTCCAACAAGTTTATGGACTCTACGTTGCCTTGGAAATTCTATCCGTCGTTATTCCGATCTTCTTCCGAATGATTCTTATCAGATCTCTGGCACATTACAACTTTCCGGAGAAGATCTTCCCTGGGCAAGATTGGAAGAAGGCCAAAATGCACATTCCTTATCCAAAGAATTGGCGGAACTAAAACCGGAACTGGGAGAAAACTATCCCGAAAATGCAAAAGGTATTTTTTATCCTTCAGGTTTCTGGACAGATACTCCACTTCTCGCTCAAAAACTTTTAGATCATCCTAATATTCTTCTCAAACAAGGAAAGGTAAGTTCGATCTCTTTCGAGAAAGAAGAATGGACATTATTCTCAGAAAACAAAGAGACTTTATGCAAAACGGAAGTTTTGATCTTAGCAAATTCTTTCGGAATAGAAAGTTTACTGCAAGATTTATGGAAAGAGTCGCCCTTCTCCCTTAGAGCAGTGAGAGGACAATTAGAAATATTAGAAGATCCGAATATAGACTCCGAAAAAGATCCGATCCGAGTGGGAGATAAATATCTCACACCTTCTAAAAAAGGGATCAGGGTTAATGGATCCACATTTAATGAATTCGAATTAGATCCCGAGCCGAGAGAAAAGGACAGAGAAGAAATTTTAGAATATTCTCAAAGAACATTCTTGGGCGTAAACTGGGAGCAGATCAAGGTTCGATCCGAGTTTGTAGGGATACGATCCCAAACCCCGGATCGATTCCCTATTTTAGGGCCAATCCATTCTCCGGAACCATTTCGAAAAATATACTCTGGTATGGGTCTTCCTAAAAATCGAAAGAAAGAATTCCCTTTTTTAGAACCGCAAAAAAACCTGTTTGTGTTCGGCGGTTTGGGATCCAGGGGAGTTTTA
This genomic interval carries:
- the mnmC gene encoding bifunctional tRNA (5-methylaminomethyl-2-thiouridine)(34)-methyltransferase MnmD/FAD-dependent 5-carboxymethylaminomethyl-2-thiouridine(34) oxidoreductase MnmC, which gives rise to MIDWKENGTPVSREFDDIYFSPENGLEETKHVFIQGNKLEERLSSSQTHHVFSILELGFGTGLNFFAAWQVWRNCKNNSNVRVLRFVSFEKYPLESNDIRKAISAFPELGELLEVFLEKYKLLIPGCNTFLFEKENLVLDLWIGDATQCLPETSGKFDAFFLDGFAPSKNPELWGENISIQIKRLSNKNATFATFTVARSVKDCLSSAGFTLSKIPGYGRKREMLIGVYESEPEPDSNLIPFLRRKFPFDQIPEKVSVLGGGLAGASIARALAWRGIQVEVWDDLGALRASSVPMAVSHPHITKVKTPTSLWTLRCLGNSIRRYSDLLPNDSYQISGTLQLSGEDLPWARLEEGQNAHSLSKELAELKPELGENYPENAKGIFYPSGFWTDTPLLAQKLLDHPNILLKQGKVSSISFEKEEWTLFSENKETLCKTEVLILANSFGIESLLQDLWKESPFSLRAVRGQLEILEDPNIDSEKDPIRVGDKYLTPSKKGIRVNGSTFNEFELDPEPREKDREEILEYSQRTFLGVNWEQIKVRSEFVGIRSQTPDRFPILGPIHSPEPFRKIYSGMGLPKNRKKEFPFLEPQKNLFVFGGLGSRGVLSSLLGGEILAEILLNEPLSIENSLYSSLHPARFLYRKIRNLE